A segment of the Alistipes communis genome:
GGTGAAGGTCGAGGGCCGTTCGCCGGCCGAAGGCCCCGATGTTCCGGCCGAGACGGAGACGACGGTCGCCGTTGCACCCGTGGCCGAGGAACAGCCGGTCGAGGCGGCGGCCGTCCCCAAGCGCAGAGGCCGTAAGCCGAAAAGCGCCGAGGAACCGGCCGAACCGGTCGCCGGGACGGGCGCTGTCGCCGAACAGTCCGTTACGGAGGTCGCCGCGCCCCGCGTGCGCGAAGAGCGTGCGGAGGTGATTACCAAGGACGATTTCGTCGGCGAAATCGAGGGCGAAGGCGTCCTCGAAATCATGCCCGACGGATACGGATTCCTTCGTTCGGCCGACTACAATTACCTCAATTCGCCCGACGACATCTATGTGTCGCCTTCGCAGATCAAGCTCTTCGGCCTCAAACCGGGCGATACGGTAAGCGGTTCGATCCGCCCGCCCAAGGAGGGAGAGAAATATTTCCCGCTGACGAAGGTGGCCGAGATCAACGGCCTCGATCCCGAATTCATCCGCGACCGCGTGCAGTTCGAGTTCATGACACCGCTCTTTCCGAGCGAGAAGTTCTGCCTGACGGGCAAGGGGCACAACAGCCTTTCGAACCGCGTGATCGATCTCTTCTCGCCGATCGGAAAAGGGCAGCGCGGTCTGATCGTCGCACAGCCCAAGACGGGTAAGACGATGCTCATGCAGCCGCTTATCAACGCCATCGCCGACAACCATCCCGAAGTCTATATCATCGTGCTGCTCATCGACGAGCGTCCCGAGGAGGTGACCGAAATGGCCCGCAACGCCAAGGCCGAAGTCGTGGCTTCGACCTTCGACGAACAGGCTTCGCGCCATGTCAAGGTGGCCGAAATGGTGCTGGAAAAAGCGAAGCGCATGGTCGAATGCGGTCACGACGTGGTGATTTTTCTGGACTCGATCACCCGTCTGGCACGTGCCTACAACTCGGTGCAGCCGGCTTCGGGCAAGGTACTTTCGGGCGGTGTGGACGCCAATGCACTGCACAAGCCCAAGCGTTTTTTCGGTGCGGCGCGCAATACGGAGGAGAAGGGGTCGCTTACGATCGTCGCCACGGCGCTCATCGACACCGGTTCGAAGATGGACGAAGTGATCTTCGAGGAGTTCAAGGGCACGGGTAACATGGAGCTGCAACTCGACCGCAAACTGGCCGACAAGCGTATCTATCCGGCCGTGAACGTGATGGCTTCGGGTACGCGGCGCGAGGATCTGCTGTTGCAGCGCGAAGTGATGTCGCGCACGTGGGTTCTGCGCAAGTACCTGTCGGACATGACCACGGTCGAGGCGATGGAGTTCCTGGAGAAACAGATGAACATGACCGCTTCGAACGAGGAATTTCTGGCTACGATGAACCAATAAACAACGATACGATGAAGAGATTTTGGTTATTCGTCCTCTGCGCCGGCTCTCTGCAAACCGCCTTGGGATGGGGACAGAAGGGACACGACGTGACGGCTTACATCGCCGAATGCAACCTGACACCCGAAGCGGCGCAGGAGATCGACCGGGTATTGGACGGTCATTCGCCGGTCTATTACGCCAATTGGCTGGATTCCGCCAGCCACACGCCCGAGTACGCCTATACGCGAACATGGCACTATGCCAACATCGACGAAGGGTATACCTACGACACGATGCCCAAAGAGCCTGCCGGCGATGTGGTGACGGCCGTGAACGACCTGGTCGCCGAACTCAAAAGCAAGGAGCTTTCCGCCGAGAAAGAGGCCGAAGCGTTGAAGATGCTGATCCATCTGGTCGGGGACATGCACTGCCCGATGCACTCGGGCCACCGCAGCGACCGTGGCGGCAATACGATTCCGGTTACCTTCTTCGGCAAGCCGGCGAATCTGCACTCGATCTGGGATACGTCGCTGCCCGAAGCCGCTCACAAATGGAGTTACACCGAGTGGCAGAATCAGATAGACCGGTTGTCGGACGACGAGGCGACGCTCATCGAGAGCGGTACGCCGAAAGAGTGGTTCATGGAGACGGCCGAGCTGTGCAAGGGAATCTACGAGGCGACGCCCGAAGGGACGAACGTGTCCTATGATTATATAGACCGGTTCACGACGCTTATCGAACAGCAGTTCGTCAAGGGCGGTCACCGGTTGGCCAAACTGCTCAACGAGATTTACGAATAACGGTTTTCTCCGTCAAACGCAGGGCGGCCCGCTGTACAAGCGGGCCGCCCTGTCGTTTCGGAATGCGTGGCTATACTTCCAGATCGACGTCGAACTGCTCGTGCCAGGGCAATCCCTGCTCGCCCAACTCGGCGAGGAACGGATCGGGATCGAACTCCTCGACGTTGAAGACGCCGGCGCCGC
Coding sequences within it:
- the rho gene encoding transcription termination factor Rho → MQDFNALEGKSLAELREIGRALGVGNVMLKKKELLEQIRAVALVAGQHSDTEPNAVPAEEPKRRGRRPRMSGVKVEGRSPAEGPDVPAETETTVAVAPVAEEQPVEAAAVPKRRGRKPKSAEEPAEPVAGTGAVAEQSVTEVAAPRVREERAEVITKDDFVGEIEGEGVLEIMPDGYGFLRSADYNYLNSPDDIYVSPSQIKLFGLKPGDTVSGSIRPPKEGEKYFPLTKVAEINGLDPEFIRDRVQFEFMTPLFPSEKFCLTGKGHNSLSNRVIDLFSPIGKGQRGLIVAQPKTGKTMLMQPLINAIADNHPEVYIIVLLIDERPEEVTEMARNAKAEVVASTFDEQASRHVKVAEMVLEKAKRMVECGHDVVIFLDSITRLARAYNSVQPASGKVLSGGVDANALHKPKRFFGAARNTEEKGSLTIVATALIDTGSKMDEVIFEEFKGTGNMELQLDRKLADKRIYPAVNVMASGTRREDLLLQREVMSRTWVLRKYLSDMTTVEAMEFLEKQMNMTASNEEFLATMNQ
- a CDS encoding S1/P1 nuclease encodes the protein MKRFWLFVLCAGSLQTALGWGQKGHDVTAYIAECNLTPEAAQEIDRVLDGHSPVYYANWLDSASHTPEYAYTRTWHYANIDEGYTYDTMPKEPAGDVVTAVNDLVAELKSKELSAEKEAEALKMLIHLVGDMHCPMHSGHRSDRGGNTIPVTFFGKPANLHSIWDTSLPEAAHKWSYTEWQNQIDRLSDDEATLIESGTPKEWFMETAELCKGIYEATPEGTNVSYDYIDRFTTLIEQQFVKGGHRLAKLLNEIYE